CCGATTAACCAACTTGAATCAACTATTGGAGAACAAAACTTATGCAACTCTGTTGTTGTCCAAAGATGGGTATAGTTCAGCCAACATCCTATGACACTGCCTAATCCAGAATCTCCTTCCAATACTTCGTCATTTATAAACAACCAAAAAGTAATATATGTACAACTATGgtcaaaaaaattcattattTAAGGCCGTTCAGAAAATTTAACGGTTTAACTTCAATACAATTTCAACCCCCCTGTAACTTCGTCCAATATAGCCTTAGGCGCTGGGCCTAGTCCTAAGACCGTAGCACTTCCTGCTTCAATTTGAGTTCTACCAGCGTCATGTACAACATAGCAATTAATGCCTAATGCTAAAGCGTTTGCAAATAGCTCATCCATGCTTTCTTTATCAGGGCATTTTAAAGTGATTTTTGCTTGCCCTCTCGACAACCATCTTGAGACCATATGTGGGTTATAAGAGTCACGGGACGGCTCTTCTGCAATTAAACGATAGCATGCAAGTGCTGCATGGCAACATTGGGCTGCCACCTTGCCCTTTGTCATCTGTAGATCACTGCGAACCACTAAAGCCATGCGTACTTCCCCAGCTATTGTGTTTAATGCAAGAGAATTTACTTCCACaccttcatcttcatctgaaCTATCAGAAGCATCAGGAGTATCTTTCTTCGTAGACCCCAAGAATCCTGCTTTTGCTTTTGCTTGCTCGATTACTTGTTTTGCATAAGTCTTATGATTTTTAGTAGGTTGCAAGGTATCAGTTCTAAACATTCTGCCTAAGCAGTAGCCTGCAAAGACTGATGCCAATGTCCAGGAAACAGTAAAAGACAAATGAGCCATGgtggatgatgattttgttcCATCCAAAATGATGTTACAATGCAGTTGTCAAGAGATCTGCGAAGGTtgtaaaaataaaagtaaaaaataaCGTCCACTGAAAAATGCCCTTTGAAGACCTTCATCACCAACAGTAATCCAGAACGCTCAGAAAATTCAGAATTGAGACAGATACTCAatatttcttaaaaaaACTATTCAACATATCACGATATACCAGtcaaataaaatacctATCATATGTATAACCTATTTACGGTTAAAgttaaaataaaaaatagaCACAGCTTTTAGACCGTGTGGGTTAGTAGTAGGCGACGGGAGTTATCatttatgtatatatatataaaaatgaagGTTCAAATGTTTCACTTCTTTGGTGCAGTGATAACGACGACGAAGAGATCAAATCGATCCGACTTTCTCCGACCAGAAACGTTCTGCTTGCAAGATGGTGCTATGGTTGGCGAGCATCTTGTTCATTGTTTCTGTATATTCGTCTGTCTCATCGGAATCAAAGACAATGCCTCCACCAGCTTGCAAGTATGCTACACCGTCTCTGTAAACAATGGTTCTTAGAGCGATACAGCTATCCATGATGTTTTCATCGAAGCTCCAAAAGCCAATGCAACCAGCATACACACCACGTGTTTCGCCTTCTAATTCTGCGATCAGCTCCATGGCACGAACCTTTGGGGCACCCGATACGGTGCCCGCAGGGAAGACAGATCTCATAGCATCGAATCTAGTTTTATCGTCTCTGAGAGTTCCCGAAACCTTTGAAACCAGGTGCTGCACATGAGAAAACTTCTCCACAGACAAAAACTTCTCGACACAAGTCGATTTTGGATCGCAGACCCGATTGATGTCATTACGCGCGAGATCAACAAGCATGACATGCTCTGCGTGGTCCTTCAAGGAATTTTTAAGCTCCGCCGCAAGAACTTCGTCTTCATCGGGTGTCGCCCCCCTTCGAATGGTCCCTGCAATTGGGTGGGTGACGACCTTCCTATCCTTGTCCACACTTAACAAACGTTCTGGAGACGCACCAATCACCTGAAAGTCAACATAGTCAATATAGAACATGTATGGCGAAGGATTCAAGGTGCGCAGGTGCTTGTAGATATTGAACGGATGCAACGACGTCGGCCTGGAGATCCGCTGAGAGGGCACCGCCTGGATAATATCACCATCTCTGATGTGCTGCTTTAACACACGCACATGGCTCTTGTACCCCTCCTTCCCGATGTTGGACGTAAACTCCTGATTCAACTTGATAGGAGGCTGCAACGGAACTTCCACC
This region of Eremothecium cymbalariae DBVPG#7215 chromosome 4, complete sequence genomic DNA includes:
- the PTH2 gene encoding aminoacyl-tRNA hydrolase (similar to Ashbya gossypii ABR210W); protein product: MAHLSFTVSWTLASVFAGYCLGRMFRTDTLQPTKNHKTYAKQVIEQAKAKAGFLGSTKKDTPDASDSSDEDEGVEVNSLALNTIAGEVRMALVVRSDLQMTKGKVAAQCCHAALACYRLIAEEPSRDSYNPHMVSRWLSRGQAKITLKCPDKESMDELFANALALGINCYVVHDAGRTQIEAGSATVLGLGPAPKAILDEVTGGLKLY
- the TRP2 gene encoding anthranilate synthase TRP2 (similar to Ashbya gossypii ABR209W), yielding MGLAIYPDIESLKKYQEKAGSDVRLYPVCAYLRDSELTSHAAYLKLAKLNDERRDPSFLLDSVATVDTPSRYVYIGVKPKRVIKTGASEGAECDPLVVLEREMRSYGKSALIHGIPPFSGGAMGYVSYDCVKYFEPKARREQADVMGLPESAFMLFDTVVVFDNVCQQIQIVTNIDLAVSEDMESGYAAAAAVIERYANILQTGEVEVPLQPPIKLNQEFTSNIGKEGYKSHVRVLKQHIRDGDIIQAVPSQRISRPTSLHPFNIYKHLRTLNPSPYMFYIDYVDFQVIGASPERLLSVDKDRKVVTHPIAGTIRRGATPDEDEVLAAELKNSLKDHAEHVMLVDLARNDINRVCDPKSTCVEKFLSVEKFSHVQHLVSKVSGTLRDDKTRFDAMRSVFPAGTVSGAPKVRAMELIAELEGETRGVYAGCIGFWSFDENIMDSCIALRTIVYRDGVAYLQAGGGIVFDSDETDEYTETMNKMLANHSTILQAERFWSEKVGSI